The Alnus glutinosa chromosome 7, dhAlnGlut1.1, whole genome shotgun sequence genome includes a region encoding these proteins:
- the LOC133873441 gene encoding non-specific lipid-transfer protein 3-like: MASSDVGLKLMMITCLVLVCMVASAPKTAKAQDSSACEYVSNVLHSCLGYFNDGGPVSGPCCRDVNWLYNLPTNWGRQSFCTCWQQFTIWEPIIADNIRLLPSECYLNLPYKFTPSLDCNKVP, translated from the exons ATGGCTAGCTCTGATGTCGGCCTTAAGCTGATGATGATCACTTGCTTGGTGCTTGTGTGCATGGTGGCCAGTGCACCCAAGACGGCCAAAGCTCAAGATTCCTCAGCGTGCGAATACGTATCGAATGTCCTACACTCATGCTTAGGCTATTTTAACGATGGTGGGCCTGTGTCCGGTCCCTGCTGCAGGGATGTCAATTGGCTCTACAATCTCCCCACCAATTGGGGCCGCCAGAGCTTTTGCACTTGTTGGCAGCAATTTACAATCTGGGAGCCAATAATTGCTGACAATATTCGTCTGCTTCCTAGTGAATGCTACCTCAACCTTCCTTACAAGTTCACCCCTTCTCTGGACTGCAACAA AGTACCGTGA